The Saccharolobus shibatae B12 genomic interval ATCACCTCCAGATCCTAAGGCCAGATGGAAAGGCATATCAATGCTTATTGTGGAGAAAGACGCAGTGAAACCAGTAAGTAGAATCGAAACTACTGGATTAAAGTCCTCACATACTGCTGAAATTTTACTTGAGGATGTGAAAATACCCGCTGAAAATCTACTAGGAGAGGAAGGCAATGGATTTAAATATGCGGTGAGTTCTTTTGATTTCGCTAGGACCATAGTAGCTTCACAAGCCTTAGGAATTGGACAAGCTGCATTAGAGAAAATGATAAATTATTCACTTCAAAGAACTGCATTCGAAAAGAAACTAGCGGAATTTCAATTAGTTCAAACTAAAGTTTCTGAATCGTTAGCTGATTTGGAGGTGGCAAGATTAATAACATATTGGGCAGGGACACTGTTCAAGAATGGTAAAGAAAACGAATACACAGTAGCAGCATCGTTAGCGAAATTCATATCCACTGAATCTGCTGAGAGAATTATATTAAGGGCTATGAGCGTCTACGGTGGTTATGGCGTTACTACCTCTACCGGATTGGAGAGAATGCTAAGGGATCTACAAATAATGAAAACATATGAAGGAACAAACGATATTCAAAGGATTAGTGCAGCAAGATTTCTTTACAATAAATTCATTGGTTATAAGGTGTGACCTTGTATATTGGTAGTTCAGTTAAGAGAGTTGAAGATTTACGATTTTTGACTGGAAAAGGTAGATACATTGACGACATTTACTTTCCTAACATGCTATACATGGCAGTATTGAGGTCGAATTACGCTTGGGCTAAATTCAAGATTGATCCTAAAAGGGTTGAGGAAAGAGGTTTCAGCGTAATAACGTTTGAAGATACAAAGGAATTTTCGCCATTGCCCAATTTTTTCGTCTCTGATCCTAAGAGAGTACCAAAGGAGTATATTTTAGCTAAAGATGAGGCAAAGTATTTTGGAGAACCAATAGGATTGGTAATAGGTAGGGATAGATATGAGGTTTATGATGCATTGGAACTAATTGATGTAGATTATGAGCCTAGAGAGCCGATAACTGATCCATTTAAGGCAATAGGTCCTAACTCACCTACTTTACACAAAGAACTAGGCTCCAACATTGTGTATAGCGATATTTTCGAATATGGAGAGGAGCCAAATGATTACAATTACATAGAAAAAAAGATTAGATATAATAGGATCCTACCGGCTCCTCTTGAAACCAATGGGGTAATAGCTGAATTTGATAAGATTAGCGGAAACTTAACGATATATGCAAATACGCAAGTTCCACAAGTCTTTAAGACGGCATTGGGCATTATTTTCAACATTCCTAGATCTAAGGTCAGGATAATTGTTCCAGACACTGGAGGAGGATTTGGCGGAAAGATCTTTCTAAAACCCATAGCAATGACAGCATTAGCTTCAATAATAACCGGAAGGCCGGTAAAGTATATAGAGACTCGATATGAACATATAATTTCTGCAATTCATGGACCAGATAGACATTACACTGCAAAAATTTTATATAAGGGGGACGAATTAGTAGGAGCAATAATTGACTTAGTAGAGGATTTTGGGGCATATTTGCACACTTACCAACCCTTACCAATTCTCAGACAAATATATCAATTGGTTGGTCCATATAAAATGAAATACCTTAAGTTCAGAGTATCTGGAGTAGTTACGAATAAACCACCAACGGGGGCATATAGGGGACTAGGAATTCCACCAGCAGTTCTAGTATTGGAAAACCTCGTGAAAAGCGTTTCTAAAGTAAGTGGAATTGATGAAATGGAATTAAGAATGAAAAATTTCATTGATAAACTTCCTTATGAACACATAACGGGTGCGGTATATGATAGTGGAAATTACAGAGAGGCATTAAAGAAACTTGTTAGCCAACTGGAGGTAAAGGACAAGGATAAGTACACGGGAATTGGGATAGCATTCGCATTGGAACCTGGCTCTTCATTGGCTTTCCAAACGCTAGTTGTCAATAAGCCTAGGACACCTTACTATGAGGGTGTATATATGAGGATGGATAGCGGAGGCGACGTTACGGTGTTTCTCTCAACAAATACTATGGGTACAGGGCATGAAACTAGTATATCCCAAGTAGTTGCTGATGTTCTAGGTATTCCGATTGATGACGTGAAAGTCATATTAGGCGATACTGCAGGTCCCCCAGGAACAGGGTTTTATGGTAGCAGATTCTCTGTAGTCGGTATTTCAGCTGTTTACACTGCTGCCCTAAAATTAAAAGAAAAAATGAGAGAATACTTAGCTAAAATGTTCAACGTTGAAAAAGACGAGGTAAAAATAGATAATGGAATAGTAAAAATAAGTAACAAGTCGTTCTCTATAAAGGAAGCCGTTAACATGATATATAACAGATCGTACTTAATAGGGAACGAAATAGGATTGGACGTTTCAGTTACCATCAATTCATATAATGTAAACATCGCTGATGATAAGAGAAGAGTGAATTTCTCCACGACCTATGGTGTTAACGCACATGGTGTAGTAATTAAGGTTGATAAGGATACTGGATTTATAAAAATACTTAAGTACGTAGTATTGAGCGATTGCGGAACTATGATAAACCCAATGATAGTGGATGGACAACTAATGGGAGGTACTACAATGGGGATAGGGGCATCGCTCTTAGAGAAAGTTGAATATGATGAAAATGGTATTCCAAAGCAAACTTCTTTTGCAGACTATTGGATTCCATCAGCAGAAGAGGTACCTACATTCGAGATCCAACATATGATTAGCCCTTCACCTTTTACACCACTAGGCACTAAAGGTGTTGCGGAAGGAGGAGCTACTGTACCTCCAGCTGCCATCATTAATGCCTTAGAGGACATACTAAAGAAACCAATCAATAGGATTGAAATACCAATAACACCAGAGTATGTATTACAGTTAATTAACGACATGAGCTAATTATCGCATTCAAGATTTCCTCTTCTTTTCCCTTCCCTTTACCCAAAGTAACATATTCAATAACCTCGCTGATCAACTGTTTTAAAGTATCCTCATCTTCATTGCAAAATCTATTCTTCATTTCTGAATCACTAGTCAATTTTTCCTTTACGAAATCACTAATGGAATCATGTTCTATCACCTCTCTTATGAAATTCCTCATTAATGCGTATTTGTAAAATGGTGTTTCCATAAAATTTAATCAATTTATATCGATATAAAGCTAATGTTATTAACCTATTTTACGAGATATTAACATATGGAAAGGAAATTAGGATTCATATTTGACCATAATAAGTGCATAATCTGTAACGCTTGCGTTGATGCTTGCAATAAAGCTTATGGTAACCTTAACTGGAGAAGCTTAATCGTGATGCCATATGGTGAGAGTAAAACAGCGCTTTCAATTGCTTGTAATCATTGCGATAATCCAACGTGTATGCAAGTATGCCCCGCTAATGCAATCGAGAAGAACGAAATGGGAATAGTCAGGATAAGAGATGATAAATGTATAGGATGTGGATTCTGTACGTGGGCTTGTCCATACGAGGCTTTAAAGTTCAATAATGAAGGAATCATGACTAAATGCAACTTTTGTTATGGCCGTTTAGCAGAGGGAAAGGGTATACCATACTGTGTCGAAGCTTGTCCCACAGGGGCATTAGCGTTTGGTTGGATAGAGAAAGGAGAAGCAGAAGTAAATTACCTTCCGCCCTCGGAGATAACTAAACCAAGGATAGTAATAAAACAACCAGAAATAAAGGAGAGCCTTAAAGCAAATGTTTTACATACTAAAAAGGAGGAGAATTACTTGGGACTATTAGTTTTTACAATTGGGAGTGAATTCGCGTTGGGTTACTCTCTCTTTAAATTGCCATTCTGGAGTATTGTAAGCGTTATCTTTCTAGTAGCTTCCTTACTCTTATCAGTAAATCACGCTAAGAGAACTGATAGGTTTTACAGAGTTATTTACAACTTGAAGACATCTTGGTTAAGCAGAGAAGTATTATTTTCATCCTTATCGATACTATTCTATATCTTAAGTATAGTCAAACCCGTATTTTACTATCCTGCAGTAGTATTTCTGACCGCTGGAGTTATCTCAAGTATTATGATCTATATGTTGAAAAGTAGGCCATCGTGGTATAAGGCTGATACTCCAGTTTCCTTCGTAGGGAGTATCTTTACAATGTCTCTACCAATTGTGTACTTTTTGACTTACGATCTAACAACTATTATTCCATTAGTGATAATATTAGCTATAGAAATAATCTCCAATCAAATGAGGTCTAAAGTTAGAACGAGCCTTAACATTGTTTCGATTCTCATCTCATTAATTTCAATCATAATTCCTGAAATTATCATTATAGTTGAAATTATGAATATTGTTTCTGAAACCAAACATAGGAAAGAATTTTATGAAAAAGTTATATACTACGGCTTACCTAAAGTTTAAACATTTTTTATAGTTAGTTTTTTAAATGATGAAGAGTATACAGTTCTAATAGGTGGTTATTTATTGCTCGAAATAAGATTCCACGGTAGAGGTGGACAAGGTGTCGTAACGGCTTCTCAACTGTTAGCTGAAGCAGCTGGATATGAAAACCTTTACACTTCTTCTTTTCCCATTTATGGAGCGGAAAGGAGAGGTGCAGAAATAGAGGCATATTGTAGAATATCCGAGAATCCGATTAGGGTAACTTCCCCAGTAGAAGAACCAGATTACTTGGTCGTGATAGATAATTCCCTTCTCCAAATATCTAGGAATTTGTTCAGAGGACTAAAAGATACTTCGACGATAATATTAAATTCACCTTCCAAACCGGATCTTAACTGGAGAACTTTTCACGTTAATGCAACTAAAATTGCAACAGATCTAGGCCTAGTAAAGTCAGGGTGGCCGATGGTGAACGTAATCATCTTAGGAGCGTTAATAAGGGTAATGGGAGTACCTAAATTATCTTCGCTTGAGCAAGCAATAGAAGAGGAATTTGGAGGCAAAATAGCTGAACTCAACATAAAAGGTGCAAGATTGGCCTATGAACAAGTTGGTGTTGAGTATGTCACTGCTTGAATATCAATACTTTCCTGTAACTAGACCCAATAAGGGTGCTGGAGGAAGAACTGGAGCATGGAGAATAGTAAAACCTGTTGTTGATTATAACAAGTGCATAGGTTGTAAAGCATGTTTTATGTTTTGCCCAGAATCCACTATAGTCCCTAGCAATGGTAAGGTAAGAGTTGATTATGAGTATTGCAAAGGCTGTGGAGTTTGTGCCAATGTATGCCCAGTTAAGGCTATAAGTATGGTGAATGAGCAATGATTAGAAAGGTTATTTCTGGAAATGAAGCTGTTGCGTTAGGTGTGAAACTAGCGAGAGTAGGAGTTACAGGGATATACCCAATAACGCCACAAACTACGATAATTGAGAAATTAGCTGAGATGAGAGCTAAAGGTGAGATTGAAACCGAAATAGTGAGAGTTGAAAGTGAGCACTCCGCAATGGCTGCAACGTTCGGTGCTGCTTTAGGTGGTGTTAGGGCTTTTACTGCTACCGCATCACAAGGACTCCTTTACATGCACGAAATGATTTGGTGGGTGGCTGGGAGTAGAGTACCAGTAGTAATGGTTGTAGGTACTAGAGCAGTAGGAGCTCCTTGGAACATTTGGAATGAGCATACCGACTTTACAAGTGAGAGGGATAGTGGATGGATAATGGCTTTTGCATCCAATCCGCAAGAAGCATTAGATCTAACTTTACAAGCGTTTAGGATTTCAGAGGATGAGAGAGTATTCTTACCAATGATGGTCGGTATGGATGGATTTATCCTTTCGCATACTAAGACTAATGTACTAATACCCGATCAAGAGCAAGTGGACGACTTCTTGCTTCCAAGGAGACAGCCATATGTGATAGATCCAGAGGACCCAATAGGTATGGGTAACATATTCCCTCCGGAGGGCTATATGAGACTAAGGGAATCAATAGATTTAGCACTTAGAAATTCAGAGGATATAATAAAGGAAATAGGAAGAGAATATAATAAGAAAATTAACCCATTAGGAGATTACTCCACACTAAATGTGTCGTATAAACTAGAAGACGCGGATTACGCAATAGTTCTAATGGGAGCTTGGGCAGGAGATGCCATGGAGGCTGTAGATACATTAAGGGAGAAGGGGATAAAAATAGGCATGTTAAGAATAAGGTATCTTAGACCTTGGAGTGAGAAGGAGATAAGAAATGCGTTGAAGGATAAAAGGGCTGTTCTAGTGTTAGATAGAAGTACGAGTTTTGGTAGGGGTGGAGGACCACTTTACGTTGAAGTAAAGTCCACAATATCGGACATTGTACCACAAATAAAAGGTGTAGTGAGTGGGTTGGGAGGTGTTACAGTTAACAAGAGCGAACTATTGTATATATTTAACAAGTTTGTAGAAGGCTTAAAGGATGACGTAATTTGGTATTATCCAAAGGAGGTGGGAAAGATTGAGCTTAGGACTCCGAGAGATATTGAATAAGCATAATGGTATCTTATCCGGGACTTCAGCTTGTCCCGGCTGCCCAGAGAATATGGCAATGAGAATGCTAGGAATGGGACTAGGTAAAGACGTGGTTCTAGTAGTAGTTGCGGGATGTTCCTCAGTAATACAAGGAAATGCGCCTTATAATGCTTACAACTTTCCTACTGTGAACGTTGCCTTTGCGGCTGGTCCAGCTACGGCTGCTGGTTTGGCTAGAGCGTATAAACAAAGAGGTAAGAATGTCACTGTAGTGGTTTGGGCTGGAGATGGAGGAAGTGCTGATATAGGATTTGCATCATTAAGCGGGGCTGCAGAGAGAAATGATAATATACTCTACCTTACTGTGGATAACGAGGCCTATATGAATAGTGGAGGGCAGAGAAGTGGCTCAACTCCCTTTGGAGCAATTACTACTACAACTCCAGAGGGAAAAAAGGAAAATAAGAAAAACTTGCCATTATTAATGATAGCGCATAACGTACCTTATGTGGCTACTGCATCTGTAGGATATCCACATGATTATATAGAGAAGTTAAAGAAAGCTAAGCAAGTTGAAGGTTTCAAATACGTTCACGTCCTAACTCCAGATCCTTACGGTTGGTTATTTGATCCTTCAAAAACTCCTGAAGTGGCAAAATTAGCAGTTCAGACTTGCTATTGGCCCCTCTTTGAATATTATAATGGAAAATTAAGCATTAGTTCAGAAAGTTTACATTGTCTTGACAGAAGAACTAGAAGACCTATAAGAGACTTTCTAAGTGCTCAAGGAAGATTCAAGAGATTGACAGAGGATCAAATAAAGATTTTAGAGCAATATATAGATAACGTGTGGGAGAAGTTAAAATCCATGCTCGATAATCAGTAACGTTATTTCTTATACTCTTCAGACGCTAGTTCAAATGCTTCCCCCAGTTCATTTACAGCATTGTTCACTGAGCACTTCTTAACGGTTTCTTGTCCTAGTGATCCAACCTTCTCATCCTTTAGTGCTAACTTTAGTTTTTCAGCCAATTCTTCAACATTTCCGGATTTAAATACGAAACCATTTCCTCCCTCTATAATTAGTTCACTAACTCCAGTACCACTACTTACGACTGCTGGTTTTCCGTAAACCCAACCTTCACATACTGCTAGCCCAAATCCCTCTATTCTTGAAGGTAAAAGAACTACATTAGACCTTTGATAAAGTGCAAATAATTCCTCATCTGGCACATAGCCGGTAAATACGACCTTATTCTGTACTCCTAAGCTCCTCGCTAATTCCTTTAACCTACTTACCCACATACTTCCCTTATCATGGCCCAGAGTCCTACTGGTAAAACTACCATCACCAGCTAATACTAATTTAGCGTCAACATTCTTTATTGCTGATATCGCCAAGTCTTGACTTTTCATTGGATCCATTCTCGCAACAACTAAAACTATCTTATCATCACTCTTAAATCCATACTTATCCTCGACGTATTGGATCTCCTTCTTCCCAACGGTCTTATAACTTGAAGGGTCTATGAATGGGTAAATTTGTTTAACTTTGACTTTAGCTCCAGTTCTTACTAGACCTTCCAGATCCCTTTTTGTGCTTAAGATCACTAGATCGAAGCTCTCAAATGCTTTAATCAGAAATTCCCTTAATTTTTTGTTTAAGTTCTCTGGAACAAAGGGTATATGATACCATAAAACCGCTGGAGCAGAAGGTCCAATTATTCCCCCTACCAATAACTGTTGAAAGTCATTTATAAAATAGATATCTGTATCTTTATAAAATTCTAATAATTTCTGAGCTGAAAGCCAATTATAATTTGCATAAGCTATATACTCTTCTCCTACAAGTTCATATTTACCTAGTCCGTGAGCTTCATTATATAGACCCTCTTTAAATCTAGTATAATTGGCTAAAGATTTAGCTTCTAGATCTACGAAATGAACTTCGGTACTAGTCATTTTTACCGATGGAGGGTAACCCGGTCCCAATGAGACCCATCTAGACTTCGAGAAGGCATTAGCGTTTATGAGACTCAACATCATCTTCGCAACTCCACCAACTGAAATGTGGTAATCCTCATTACTCAATAAACCAAGATCTATTGGAGGCTCCAGATAGCCATACTTTTCCAATAAATCTCTGTATGTTAATGTAAATCTTATTGGTGGTGTTTGAGTATTAATAGCAACGCTAAACATACTATTCTTTTCCACATTTATCCATTTATGTTTATCTTGAAATAAGGGCAAATTAATATACAAATTTATATCTATTGTATTTATCAGCCTTATTGAGAGTACCTTAAAAGTATTAAAACAGATAGCCTTTAGGGTGGTGGGGAAAAGTCAGTTCTGTGCCCATCATTTTAAAATAGGGATAAAATAAAAGCATCTATTGCTATTAGCGAATGAAAATTTGCTAATGTTTTACCATTAAACATTCAACTATTAACACTTAAGACTAAAATTTTTTAGGACAAACTCTCTACTATTCGCGTGATAAGATACTACGAATTTCTTTCCAATGGCATTACGTCAGCTTTAATAAAAAACGGTAGTGTTGAATGGTTACCATTACCTAGATTTGATTCTTCATCAATTTTCACAAGAATTTTGGATGAAGAAAGAGGAGGATATTTCAGTATAAGGCCAGCAGATGAAAAATACGAGATAATCCATGAGGATTATGTTGAAAATACATTGATTTTAAGAACTGTATTCAAAAGTGAGAAAGGTAAGGCTGAAATATTAGACTTCTTACCCTTATCATTATCTGGCATTATACGAATATATGAGAGTGAAATAGATTTAAAATTAGATATAAAGCCATTTTTTGAATATGGCCTTGTAACACCAGCTATAATTAAAGCTAGAAGGGGCTTAATATTTAGAAATCCTAAATCTAAAGAAGGTATAGAAATACTGATAGGAGGTGAATATGTACCCCTTGACAATACTGAGTTCACGTTGAAGAAAGGTAAAGGTTATATATACTTACTTTACTCCAAGGATTTACGATATGGTCTATTCAGTAATAAGGGCTTTGTCTATTCCAAACCATATGAAGCCTTAAATAAGGCTATAAAATATTGGAAAGGAAGGTTAGAGAACGCTAAAAAGGTTAACATGTATAGGGACGCGTATTATAGGTCATTACTGGTACTTCTTGGCTTAATTTATGAACCGTCCGGAGGAATTATAGCAGCTCCAACTACGTCTCTTCCAGAGATAATTGGTGGGTCAAGAAATTGGGATTATAGATATGTGTGGATTAGAGATGCGTCATATTCAGCTGAAGCATTAATAAAGGCAGGATTGCTAGTAAAGGCTAGGGATATAATAAGCTTTCTAACTGCAATGGTAGATCCCTCATCTAAGAGTTTTGATCATCCGCTTTACACAATAGATGGAACTGCACCACCTGCAGAGGAAATTCTGGATTGGCTCGAAGGCCATAAGAAATCGTTTCCAGTTAGAGTTGGAAATGCCGCTTATATGCAAATACAAATGGACGTTGAAGGTGCCTATATGAATGCATTATATGAATATTATAATACCAGTAAAGATTCGAAATATGTTAATGAAATATGGTGGGCTATAGAGGCAATAGCTGAATGGACCAAGAAGAGTTGGAAATGGAAAAGCACCGATTTATGGGAACAAAGAGGAGTAGAGGAACATTTCACACATACTAAGGTTATGAATTGGGTAGCACTTGATAGGGCTAATAGACTCGCAAAGGAATTAGGATATAAAAACGAGGCTGAGGAGTGGATTAGTATCGCTGAAGAAATCAGAAAGGACATTCTTGACAATGGATATTCTCAAAAACTAGGTTACTTTACGAGGTATTACGGGAGTGATTCAGTGGATTCGGCTTTGCTTACTTTACCATTGTACGGCTTTATAGATGCTAAAGATCCT includes:
- a CDS encoding acyl-CoA dehydrogenase family protein produces the protein MVFPFKSLEDFKVEITQDHELLRSAVRDFAENVLAKYVERGEKELDIPLEAKQKAKEIGLYGLFASQDLGGQGADYLSLLTATEEMARIWPSFSTFLLINWMFIYALSRFGNEELKKKYVTPVANGDKVAAFAVTEPVAGSDVAGIKTTAKKLDSEYVINGRKIFITNGDIADYYLIAARTSPPDPKARWKGISMLIVEKDAVKPVSRIETTGLKSSHTAEILLEDVKIPAENLLGEEGNGFKYAVSSFDFARTIVASQALGIGQAALEKMINYSLQRTAFEKKLAEFQLVQTKVSESLADLEVARLITYWAGTLFKNGKENEYTVAASLAKFISTESAERIILRAMSVYGGYGVTTSTGLERMLRDLQIMKTYEGTNDIQRISAARFLYNKFIGYKV
- a CDS encoding xanthine dehydrogenase family protein molybdopterin-binding subunit, producing the protein MTLYIGSSVKRVEDLRFLTGKGRYIDDIYFPNMLYMAVLRSNYAWAKFKIDPKRVEERGFSVITFEDTKEFSPLPNFFVSDPKRVPKEYILAKDEAKYFGEPIGLVIGRDRYEVYDALELIDVDYEPREPITDPFKAIGPNSPTLHKELGSNIVYSDIFEYGEEPNDYNYIEKKIRYNRILPAPLETNGVIAEFDKISGNLTIYANTQVPQVFKTALGIIFNIPRSKVRIIVPDTGGGFGGKIFLKPIAMTALASIITGRPVKYIETRYEHIISAIHGPDRHYTAKILYKGDELVGAIIDLVEDFGAYLHTYQPLPILRQIYQLVGPYKMKYLKFRVSGVVTNKPPTGAYRGLGIPPAVLVLENLVKSVSKVSGIDEMELRMKNFIDKLPYEHITGAVYDSGNYREALKKLVSQLEVKDKDKYTGIGIAFALEPGSSLAFQTLVVNKPRTPYYEGVYMRMDSGGDVTVFLSTNTMGTGHETSISQVVADVLGIPIDDVKVILGDTAGPPGTGFYGSRFSVVGISAVYTAALKLKEKMREYLAKMFNVEKDEVKIDNGIVKISNKSFSIKEAVNMIYNRSYLIGNEIGLDVSVTINSYNVNIADDKRRVNFSTTYGVNAHGVVIKVDKDTGFIKILKYVVLSDCGTMINPMIVDGQLMGGTTMGIGASLLEKVEYDENGIPKQTSFADYWIPSAEEVPTFEIQHMISPSPFTPLGTKGVAEGGATVPPAAIINALEDILKKPINRIEIPITPEYVLQLINDMS
- a CDS encoding 4Fe-4S dicluster domain-containing protein — its product is MERKLGFIFDHNKCIICNACVDACNKAYGNLNWRSLIVMPYGESKTALSIACNHCDNPTCMQVCPANAIEKNEMGIVRIRDDKCIGCGFCTWACPYEALKFNNEGIMTKCNFCYGRLAEGKGIPYCVEACPTGALAFGWIEKGEAEVNYLPPSEITKPRIVIKQPEIKESLKANVLHTKKEENYLGLLVFTIGSEFALGYSLFKLPFWSIVSVIFLVASLLLSVNHAKRTDRFYRVIYNLKTSWLSREVLFSSLSILFYILSIVKPVFYYPAVVFLTAGVISSIMIYMLKSRPSWYKADTPVSFVGSIFTMSLPIVYFLTYDLTTIIPLVIILAIEIISNQMRSKVRTSLNIVSILISLISIIIPEIIIIVEIMNIVSETKHRKEFYEKVIYYGLPKV
- a CDS encoding 2-oxoacid:acceptor oxidoreductase family protein, translating into MLEIRFHGRGGQGVVTASQLLAEAAGYENLYTSSFPIYGAERRGAEIEAYCRISENPIRVTSPVEEPDYLVVIDNSLLQISRNLFRGLKDTSTIILNSPSKPDLNWRTFHVNATKIATDLGLVKSGWPMVNVIILGALIRVMGVPKLSSLEQAIEEEFGGKIAELNIKGARLAYEQVGVEYVTA
- a CDS encoding 4Fe-4S binding protein, which encodes MSLLEYQYFPVTRPNKGAGGRTGAWRIVKPVVDYNKCIGCKACFMFCPESTIVPSNGKVRVDYEYCKGCGVCANVCPVKAISMVNEQ
- a CDS encoding transketolase C-terminal domain-containing protein; the protein is MIRKVISGNEAVALGVKLARVGVTGIYPITPQTTIIEKLAEMRAKGEIETEIVRVESEHSAMAATFGAALGGVRAFTATASQGLLYMHEMIWWVAGSRVPVVMVVGTRAVGAPWNIWNEHTDFTSERDSGWIMAFASNPQEALDLTLQAFRISEDERVFLPMMVGMDGFILSHTKTNVLIPDQEQVDDFLLPRRQPYVIDPEDPIGMGNIFPPEGYMRLRESIDLALRNSEDIIKEIGREYNKKINPLGDYSTLNVSYKLEDADYAIVLMGAWAGDAMEAVDTLREKGIKIGMLRIRYLRPWSEKEIRNALKDKRAVLVLDRSTSFGRGGGPLYVEVKSTISDIVPQIKGVVSGLGGVTVNKSELLYIFNKFVEGLKDDVIWYYPKEVGKIELRTPRDIE
- the porB gene encoding pyruvate synthase subunit PorB, which codes for MSLGLREILNKHNGILSGTSACPGCPENMAMRMLGMGLGKDVVLVVVAGCSSVIQGNAPYNAYNFPTVNVAFAAGPATAAGLARAYKQRGKNVTVVVWAGDGGSADIGFASLSGAAERNDNILYLTVDNEAYMNSGGQRSGSTPFGAITTTTPEGKKENKKNLPLLMIAHNVPYVATASVGYPHDYIEKLKKAKQVEGFKYVHVLTPDPYGWLFDPSKTPEVAKLAVQTCYWPLFEYYNGKLSISSESLHCLDRRTRRPIRDFLSAQGRFKRLTEDQIKILEQYIDNVWEKLKSMLDNQ
- a CDS encoding glycosyltransferase family 4 protein — translated: MNTIDINLYINLPLFQDKHKWINVEKNSMFSVAINTQTPPIRFTLTYRDLLEKYGYLEPPIDLGLLSNEDYHISVGGVAKMMLSLINANAFSKSRWVSLGPGYPPSVKMTSTEVHFVDLEAKSLANYTRFKEGLYNEAHGLGKYELVGEEYIAYANYNWLSAQKLLEFYKDTDIYFINDFQQLLVGGIIGPSAPAVLWYHIPFVPENLNKKLREFLIKAFESFDLVILSTKRDLEGLVRTGAKVKVKQIYPFIDPSSYKTVGKKEIQYVEDKYGFKSDDKIVLVVARMDPMKSQDLAISAIKNVDAKLVLAGDGSFTSRTLGHDKGSMWVSRLKELARSLGVQNKVVFTGYVPDEELFALYQRSNVVLLPSRIEGFGLAVCEGWVYGKPAVVSSGTGVSELIIEGGNGFVFKSGNVEELAEKLKLALKDEKVGSLGQETVKKCSVNNAVNELGEAFELASEEYKK
- the treH2 gene encoding alpha,alpha-trehalase TreH2, translating into MIRYYEFLSNGITSALIKNGSVEWLPLPRFDSSSIFTRILDEERGGYFSIRPADEKYEIIHEDYVENTLILRTVFKSEKGKAEILDFLPLSLSGIIRIYESEIDLKLDIKPFFEYGLVTPAIIKARRGLIFRNPKSKEGIEILIGGEYVPLDNTEFTLKKGKGYIYLLYSKDLRYGLFSNKGFVYSKPYEALNKAIKYWKGRLENAKKVNMYRDAYYRSLLVLLGLIYEPSGGIIAAPTTSLPEIIGGSRNWDYRYVWIRDASYSAEALIKAGLLVKARDIISFLTAMVDPSSKSFDHPLYTIDGTAPPAEEILDWLEGHKKSFPVRVGNAAYMQIQMDVEGAYMNALYEYYNTSKDSKYVNEIWWAIEAIAEWTKKSWKWKSTDLWEQRGVEEHFTHTKVMNWVALDRANRLAKELGYKNEAEEWISIAEEIRKDILDNGYSQKLGYFTRYYGSDSVDSALLTLPLYGFIDAKDPRFLKTLEKIEKDLMISDGLLLRYKDDFMGSVKHPFTLVSTWLTRVYIRLGEIDKAKKVIEKLISCSTSSLLLAEHLDQNTCEPRGNFPQAFPHAGLVMTIVELEERRLV